The Catellatospora citrea genomic interval GCCCGGCCGCGTCGGCCGAGGTCCAGCCGGCCGGGCGGAGCTTGTTGGAGCGCAGGTCGTAGATCGCGCCGGACCCGGCCCGCCAGCCCGAACCGGACGGGTACGCCGCGTACAGCTCGTACACCTTGCAGCCGGCGGCGTCGTACAGGATGACGTGCCGGTCGCCGTCGCTGCTGCGCCCACCCTCGACCTTGGCGTCGGCGGGCACGGGGTACGGGCCCTTGTCGCTCTCGTCCGCGTACTCGAAGGTGACCTTGACGGTCTTCTGGCCGGGCTTGACCGTCGTGACGGGGATGCCGATCGGCGCGCCCTCCCACAGACCCGCCCCGAAGTCGGGGTGCATGTGCGCGGTCGCGCCGATGCTGTTCACGAGAGTGCCGGAGGAGCGGTGCACGGGCAGCTTCGACACGTCGGCGCGCCACACGCTGCTCGCGGGGAACACTCCGCACGGCCCGGCGGTGGGCGAGGACGACACCGCGGCGCTGGGGCTCGCGGCCGCGGTGGCCGAGGGCGTGACCGCGCCGGTGGCCGAGGGGATCACGAATGCCGGATCGGACGGTCCCGCCGCGCCGGGAGTGCTGCTGCCGCACGCGGCGAGTCCGAGTACGGCGGCGAGAGCGGTCAGTCGCCGCGGCGCTGCGGCCAGAGATCGTGAGAGCACGCGCAGAATCTAGTGCCACCCTGCGGCACGGGCACAGCCCAGTGCCCCGTTGCAGGGATTATGGCCGGTAGGTGAGGTTTGTCCACGTAACCTCGGTACATGCTCAAAGCCGCACGCGCGCTGTCGTGGTGGGCGCTGATCCCGCCGCTGTGCGTGATCGTGCTCGTGGCGGCCTGGGGGCACAAGGTCGGCGGCGTGGGCCTGGTGGTGGTCGGGATCGCGCTGGTCGCCGCCGTCGTGGTGGCCGTGCACCACGCGGAGATCGTCGCGCACCACGTCGGCGAACCGTTCGGCACGCTGATCCTGGCGGTCGCGGTCACCGCCATCGAGGTCGGCTTGATCATCATGCTGATGACCTCCGGTCCGGAAGGCCCCTCCACACTCGCCCGGGACACGGTCTTCGCAGCATTCATGATCGTGTGCAACGGTGTGGTCGGACTCTGCCTGCTGGTCGGCGGCCTGCGCCACCGTGAGGTCGAGTTCCAGGTCGAGGGCGTCACCGCGACCCTGGCCACGCTCTGCACCGTCGCCGCCCTGGCGCTGGTCCTGCCGTCGTTCACCACCAGCAGTCCCGGCCCGACCTACTCCGGGCCGCAGCTCGCCTTCGCCGGCACCGCCTCGCTGGTGCTGTACGCGGCGTTCGTGTTCGTGCAGACGATCCGGCACCGCCACTACTTCCTGCCGCTGGAGACCGGCGACGTCGACCACGGCGCCGGGCCCGGCCGGAAGGCCGCCGCGGTCAGCCTGCTCATGCTGCTGCTCTGCCTCGTCGCCGTGGTCGGCCTGGCGAAGGTCGAGTCCCCGGCCATCGAACACGTGGTGGCCGTCGCGGGCGCGCCGCGCGCCGTGGTCGGCGTCGTGATCGCCCTGCTGGTGCTGCTGCCGGAGACCGCCGCGGCGGTCCGGGCGGCCTCCCGCAACCAGATCCAGACCAGCTTCAACCTGGCCCTGGGCTCGGCGGTGGCCAGCATCGGCCTCACCATCCCGGCGATCGCCATCGCCTCGATCTGGCTCCAGAACACGCTCGTGCTCGGCCTCGACCCCAAGGACATCGTGCTGCTGGTGATCACGGTGGTGGTCACCACGCTGACCGTGGCACCCGGTCGGGCCACGCTCATGCAGGGCATGGTCCACCTGACCATCTTCGGCGTGTTCCTGTTCCTCTCCTTCGTTCCCTGATCACGACGATCTTGCGCGAACTGTTGCCCTTTCGCGGCATTCGAGCGTGTCGTACCCACAGTCCACGCAAGATCGTCGCCTCGCGGGGCGGGGTCAGGGTTTGAGGCGGGTCACGGCTTCGGCGATTACTTCGGGGCGTTTGCAGAAGGCGAAGCGGATCAGATGGCGGCCGGCGTCCTTGTCGTCGTAGAAGACCTGGGACGGGATCGCGACGACGCCGCTGCGTTCGGGTAGGGCGAGGCAGAACTCGACGCCGTCGGTGCTGCCGAGGGGGCGGATGTCGGCGGTGATGAAGTAGGTGCCCTCCGCCTGCAGCACGCCGAAACCGGCGTCGACGAGCCCGGCCCGGAGTTGGTCGCGCTGGGCCTGGAGACCGGCGGTGAAGCCGGTGTAGTACGCGTCGGGCAGGTTCAGCGCGACCGCGACGGCGGGTTGCAGCGGGCCGGCGTTGACGAAGGTGAGGAACTGCTTGACCCGCAGCACCGCCGAGACCAGCGCCGCAGGGCCGCTGGCCCAGCCGACCTTCCAGCCGGTGCACGAGAACGTCTTGCCGGCCGACGAGATGCGCAGGGTGCGCTCGCGCATGCCGGGCAGCGTCGCCAGCGGCACGTGCGGCGATCCGGCGTCGTCGAAGACCAGGTGCTCGTAGACCTCGTCGGTGACCGCGTATGCGCCGTACTCCTGGCACAGGTCGGCGACGAGCTGCAGTTCCGCGCGGGTGAACACCTTGCCGGTCGGGTTGTGCGGCGAGTTGAGCAGCACCAGCCTGGTGCGGGGGCCGAACGCGGCGCGCAGCTGGTCGGGGTCGAACGCGTAGCGCCCGTCCGGGCCGGGGCGCAGCGTCACCGGACGGCGGGTCGCCCGGGCCAGGGCGATGCTGGCGGCGTACGAGTCGTAGTACGGCTCGAAGCAGACGACCTCGTCGCCGGGCTCGCACAGGGCGAGGATCGCTGCCGCGATCGCCTCCGTGGCCCCGGCCGTGACGACGACCTCACCGTCCGGGTCGTACTCGAGGCCCCAGAACCGGCGCTGGTGTGCGGCGACGGCCTCGCGAAGCACCGGCAAACCCGGCCCCGGCGGGTACTGGTTGAACCCGCCGCGCAGCGCGACGGCGGCCGCGTCGAGCATCTCCGAGGGCCCGTCCGTGTCGGGGAAACCCTGCCCGAGATTCACCGCCCCGGTCTTCACCGCGAGCGCCGACATCGTCGCGAAGATGGTCGTGCCGAACGGGCGCATCCGCTCCACGAGCGGATCGTCCCCGGAGAACCCAGCCGTCATGACCCCATCTTCACCCACCGGCCCGGGCCGTTGTCAGTCGGCGTCGCGCACCGTTGCGGGTCAGCCTGCAGTTTCGGGGAAACTGCAGGCACCGCGCGGCTGATAGCAGCAGATTCCCCGAAACTGCACCAATGCGCGCCGCGCCGGGTCAGCAGGGGGCGCCGACGGGGAT includes:
- a CDS encoding calcium:proton antiporter; translation: MLKAARALSWWALIPPLCVIVLVAAWGHKVGGVGLVVVGIALVAAVVVAVHHAEIVAHHVGEPFGTLILAVAVTAIEVGLIIMLMTSGPEGPSTLARDTVFAAFMIVCNGVVGLCLLVGGLRHREVEFQVEGVTATLATLCTVAALALVLPSFTTSSPGPTYSGPQLAFAGTASLVLYAAFVFVQTIRHRHYFLPLETGDVDHGAGPGRKAAAVSLLMLLLCLVAVVGLAKVESPAIEHVVAVAGAPRAVVGVVIALLVLLPETAAAVRAASRNQIQTSFNLALGSAVASIGLTIPAIAIASIWLQNTLVLGLDPKDIVLLVITVVVTTLTVAPGRATLMQGMVHLTIFGVFLFLSFVP
- a CDS encoding pyridoxal phosphate-dependent aminotransferase; this encodes MTAGFSGDDPLVERMRPFGTTIFATMSALAVKTGAVNLGQGFPDTDGPSEMLDAAAVALRGGFNQYPPGPGLPVLREAVAAHQRRFWGLEYDPDGEVVVTAGATEAIAAAILALCEPGDEVVCFEPYYDSYAASIALARATRRPVTLRPGPDGRYAFDPDQLRAAFGPRTRLVLLNSPHNPTGKVFTRAELQLVADLCQEYGAYAVTDEVYEHLVFDDAGSPHVPLATLPGMRERTLRISSAGKTFSCTGWKVGWASGPAALVSAVLRVKQFLTFVNAGPLQPAVAVALNLPDAYYTGFTAGLQAQRDQLRAGLVDAGFGVLQAEGTYFITADIRPLGSTDGVEFCLALPERSGVVAIPSQVFYDDKDAGRHLIRFAFCKRPEVIAEAVTRLKP